One window of Trifolium pratense cultivar HEN17-A07 linkage group LG5, ARS_RC_1.1, whole genome shotgun sequence genomic DNA carries:
- the LOC123884616 gene encoding protein LURP-one-related 11-like: MGKVHPQAIVSSPTYNITSKQETFTLWMKSLVLNGKGCTVFDSNGQIAYRVDNYNSNHRDQVHLMDQRGNTLFAILKKQYKLSRFWEGYKLPATRNDRKGPSFRVSKTYSISKWDSTYEVELGLDKNKPYNYKIKRSACKSSYKISDKFGVIIAELRRKKSTCGIDLGDDVFTMVVEPNIDLSLIMGVVVAYNLIKSKM, from the exons atGGGAAAAGTTCATCCTCAAGCAATAGTTTCATCTCCTACTTACAATATCACTTCCAAGCAAGAGACTTTCACTCTATGGATGAAATCTCTTGTATTGAATGGAAAAGGATGTACAGTCTTTGATTCCAATGGTCAAATAGCATATAGAGTTGATAATTATAACTCTAATCATAGAGATCAAGTtcatctcatggatcaaagaGGAAATACTTTGTTTGCTATACTTAAAAAG CAATATAAATTATCTAGGTTTTGGGAGGGTTACAAACTTCCGGCGACAAGGAATGATCGAAAAGGACCAAGTTTTCGAGTTTCTAAAACTTATAGCATCTCTAAATGGGATTCAACTTATGAAGTTGAACTTGGATTGGACAAAAATAAACCatataattacaaaataaaaagaagtgcTTGCAAATCATCTTACAAAATATCTGACAAGTTTGGAGTGATAATTGCTGAG CTAAGGAGAAAGAAGTCAACTTGTGGAATTGATTTAGGAGATGATGTTTTCACAATGGTGGTGGAACCAAACATTGATCTTTCTCTAATTATGGGAGTTGTTGTAGCTTATAACCTTATCAAaagtaaaatgtaa